A genomic region of Zea mays cultivar B73 chromosome 6, Zm-B73-REFERENCE-NAM-5.0, whole genome shotgun sequence contains the following coding sequences:
- the LOC103630624 gene encoding uncharacterized protein LOC103630624 yields MTGSAASLGLRSGSYGSLAAAVGGGRKAGAAAACRPLRGEKDRLQLLHRALRLGGRRRAGVLLLLAVVSAAVFSSLFAVVKDDSNSISIVNNYEVPNAIQKSVYPSTTRPLMMSGNQYSTSVVNKIELPNRLHLTYANFTHPCEGFSVPPPLVDKKRTGPRPCPVCYVSVDQAFALMPLQASPSPVVKNLNYVSEDGVTANLSNLGSGFGGHPSLEQRNKSFNINESMTVHCGFVRGKKPGQGTGFDIKDDDLLEMEQCRELVVASAIFGNYDMIQHPRNISEFSKANACFYMFVDEETEAYVKNSSSLYNNNKVGLWRLVVVRNLPYEDPRRTGKIPKLLLHRLFPNVKFSVWIDAKLQLVADPYLLLERFLWRKNTTFAISRHYKRFDVFEEAEANKAAGKYYNASIDYQIEFYRNEGLTHYSPAKLPITSDVPEGCVIIREHIPITNLFTCLWFNEVDRFTSRDQISFSTVRDKIRARVGWMPEMFMDCERRNFVVQAYHRELLEQMIASGRMPPSGAVVVTDAAPSRKVRAGSRKATPSKKPSVKRKKEKKSSSRRRLPKPVAGGLGAM; encoded by the exons ATGACCGGCTCGGCGGCCTCGCTGGGCCTGCGGTCCGGGAGCTACGGCTCCCTCGCGGCCGCCGTCGGCGGCGGGAGGAaggccggcgccgccgccgcctgccgCCCGCTGCGCGGGGAGAAGGACCGCCTGCAGCTGCTGCACCGCGCGCTGCGGCTGGGCGGTCGCCGCAGGGCCGGCGTCCTGCTGCTGCTCGCCGTCGTGTCCGCCGCTGTCTTCTCCTCTCTCTTCGCCGTCGTCAAAG ATGACAGCAATTCAATCAGTATCGTAAATAATTATGAAGTACCAAATGCCATACAGAAGTCAGTGTATCCCAGCACAACACGGCCTCTAATGATGTCTGGAAACCAATACTCCACCAGTGTTGTCAACAAAATCGAGCTTCCAAATCGGCTTCATCTTACGTATGCAAACTTCACACATCCTTGCGAAGGTTTCTCAGTCCCTCCTCCCCTGGTTGATAAGAAACGCACTGGACCCCGAC CATGCCCTGTTTGCTATGTTTCTGTGGATCAGGCATTTGCCTTGATGCCCCTACAAGCTTCACCATCACCTGTCGTAAAGAACTTAAACTATGTATCAGAAGATGGTGTTACTGCAAATTTATCAAATCTAGGATCTGGATTTGGAGGGCATCCATCTCTGGAGCAGAGAAACAAATCTTTCAACATTAATGAGTCAATGACTGTCCACTGTGG CTTTGTTAGAGGAAAGAAGCCTGGCCAAGGTACTGGATTCGATATCAAGGATGATGATCTGCTAGAGATGGAGCAATGCCGTGAGCTAGTCGTAGCTTCTGCTATTTTTG GAAATTATGATATGATTCAGCATCCGAGGAACATCAGTGAATTTTCAAAGGCAAATGCATGTTTCTATATGTTTGTAGATGAAGAAACAGAGGCTTATGTCAAGAATTCTAGTTCTTTGTACAATAATAATAAAGTTGGACTGTGGAGGCTGGTGGTTGTCCGAAACCTCCCTTATGAAGATCCAAGGCGTACGGGAAAG ATTCCAAAACTTCTGCTCCATAGGCTTTTTCCAAACGTGAAATTTTCAGTTTGGATAGATGCAAAGCTTCAGCTTGTTGCGGATCCCTATCTCCTGCTTGAGAG GTTCCTGTGGAGGAAGAATACCACTTTTGCAATCTCTCGGCATTACAAACGCTTTGATGTGTTCGAAGAAGCAGAAGCTAACAAAGCTGCTGGAAAGTATTACAACGCATCCATCGATTACCAAATAGAGTTTTACAGAAATGAGGGCCTAACACATTATTCTCCTGCCAAGCTTCCCATCACAAGTG ATGTCCCTGAAGGCTGTGTGATCATCAGAGAACACATCCCCATCACGAACCTCTTCACGTGCTTATGGTTCAATGAAGTTGATCGCTTCACCTCCAGGGACCAAATAAGTTTCAGCACCGTCCGGGACAAAATCAGGGCTAGAGTTGGCTGGATGCCCGAGATGTTCATGGACTGCGAGAGGCGCAACTTTGTCGTTCAG GCGTACCACAGAGAGCTACTGGAGCAGATGATTGCATCAGGTAGGATGCCCCCTTCGGGGGCTGTGGTGGTGACCGACGCAGCACCATCTCGGAAAGTCCGGGCAGGTAGCAGGAAGGCTACTCCGTCGAAGAAGCCCTCCGTGAAgcggaaaaaagagaagaaatcgAGCTCGCGACGGCGTCTCCCGAAACCCGTCGCCGGTGGTTTGGGTGCTATGTGA
- the LOC100280781 gene encoding arabinogalactan protein precursor, producing the protein MTTTMAYLLASNKCVLLSLSVVVVLCLGGGASAMGSLPPPPPMVNFSIGVQGVVWCNTCRYPGYFAPMDASPLPGAKVYLRCKHGLRALTVAGQCGPGGYFLIQTSQQVSAFTSQQCRVYVPRSPVRACGVPAYPAGRRGMPLKFQEFVKRDNGLQGMYSVGNRLFRPKNPAKC; encoded by the exons atgacgacgacgatggctTATTTGCTCGCCAGTAATAAGTGCGTGCTGCTGTCCCTCTCCGTCGTCGTGGTCCTCTGTCTCGGCGGCGGCGCCTCCGCCATGGGCAGCCTGCCCCCGCCACCGCCGATGGTGAACTTCAGCATCGGCGTGCAGGGCGTGGTGTGGTGCAACACGTGCAGGTACCCCGGCTACTTCGCGCCCATGGACGCGTCCCCGCTCCCAG GCGCGAAGGTGTACCTGCGGTGCAAACACGGGCTACGCGCGCTGACGGTGGCGGGGCAGTGCGGCCCGGGCGGCTACTTCCTGATCCAGACGTCGCAGCAGGTGTCGGCGTTCACGAGCCAGCAGTGCCGGGTGTACGTGCCGCGCTCGCCCGTGCGCGCCTGCGGGGTGCCCGCCTACCCGGCGGGGCGCAGGGGGATGCCGCTCAAGTTCCAGGAGTTCGTCAAGCGCGACAACGGCTTGCAGGGGATGTACTCCGTCGGCAACCGCCTCTTCCGCCCCAAGAACCCCGCCAAGTGCTAG